In a single window of the Papaver somniferum cultivar HN1 chromosome 8, ASM357369v1, whole genome shotgun sequence genome:
- the LOC113306206 gene encoding uncharacterized protein LOC113306206, with translation MKKFVDTFREHWKRFGCSIMSDGWTDGKKRHLINFLVNCPKASVFLKFVDASNRTNDADFIRKLVKEVIADVGAENMMLEELGAKLPRIKTTVILGKRPVTYIYAHFQELSLMRELTKADLHRSTKTRFATQYYILESIQKYKTPMKMVFVSNRWEKTRFARETVGVNALKIVTNSKFWEDVDYSCRVLKPLVKVVRLMDIERKPTMPCFYEAMRIARDQLEKNLSEDNDTWDIVKDVFDKIWKNNFNHPLHCDAYYLNPSIFYKIPAHMMDNDPKYIEIKRGLHAAMERLITNEDELELATTEL, from the exons atgaagaagtttGTTGATACATTTAGGGAACATTGGAAAAGGTTTGGATGTTCTATCATGTCAGATGGTTGGACGGATGGGAAAAAACGACATCTTATTAACTTTTTGGTAAATTGTCCTAAAGCTTCAGTTTTTTTGAAGTTTGTGGATGCCTCAAATAGAACCAATGATGCTGATTTCATACGCAAGCTTGTAAAGGAGGTAATTGCTGATgttggtgcagaaaat ATGATGCTAGAAGAACTTGGTGCCAAGCTTCCACGAATCAAGACAACCGTCATTCTAGGTAAGAGACCGGTTACATATATTTATGCTCATTTTCAAGAATTGAGCTTAATGAGGGAGTTGACTAAAGCAGACTTACATAGGTCTACAAAAACTAGATTTGCAACTCAATATTACATACTAGAGAGTATTCAAAAGTATAAAACTCCTATGAAAATGGTGTTTGTGAGTAATAGGTGGGAAAAAACTAGGTTTGCAAGAGAAACTGTTGGAGTAAATGCACTTAAGATTGTTACAAATAGTAAATTTTGGGAAGATGTTGATTACTCTTGTAGGGTGCTAAAGCCTTTAGTTAAGGTAGTAAGGTTAATGGATATCGAACGCAAACCTACAATGCCTTGTTTTTATGAGGCAATGAGAATAGCAAGGGATCAACTTGAGAAGAATCTCAGTGAAGATAATGATACTTGGGATATAGTTAAGgatgtttttgataaaatatggaagaaTAACTTTAATCATCCGCTACATTGTGACGCATATTATTTAAATCCTTCCATATTCTATAAGATTCCAGCTCATATGATGGATAATGatccaaagtacatagaaatcaaaAGGGGACTTCATGCAGCTATGGAAAGGCTTATAACCAATGAAGATGAACTTGAGCTAGCAACAACTGAATTGTGA
- the LOC113306207 gene encoding F-box protein At3g07870-like codes for MHLNHFNDLDSAHGKLSFLLGRRFYDEQHPLCYTEYDENLNCFTRTTRINLRPPFDNLHFLGSCNGVLCFLAYLDICSMQPAYICNFITREYTILPKYEGYGFLNGFGYIPSTNEYKIVRICKDEGDPNYGIVQVYTLGSVIVCRNGKKMDYDDLMSFDQPGEFANGAIHWVNYKETIVAFDLIDEDFRQLPSPPCNMQLFVMLHVVSGFLCACYRHSEGSDIWVLKKNESNHDVIWSKEFSNINGKPIIFTNTGGLLCFVYRDRKVYLYASKASSSKILVNEEQNFEIGVPHKNTLVSLKALGETDTKLMDTAEIESYSEETENNDH; via the coding sequence ATGCACTTGAATCATTTCAATGATCTAGATTCTGCTCATGGTAAGTTGAGTTTCTTACTTGGTAGGCGTTTCTACGATGAACAACATCCTCTTTGCTATACTGAGTATGATGAAAATTTAAACTGTTTTACTAGAACAACAAGGATCAATTTAAGACCTCCGTTTGATAATTTGCACTTTCTTGGTTCATGTAACGGCGTACTCTGTTTCTTAGCATACCTTGATATTTGTTCTATGCAACCTGCTTATATTTGTAATTTCATCACAAGGGAGTACACTATCCTTCCAAAATATGAAGGATATGGTTTTTTAAATGGATTTGGTTACATTCCTTCAACCAATGAGTACAAAATTGTTAGAATCTGTAAAGACGAGGGAGATCCAAATTATGGAATTGTTCAGGTATACACTCTTGGCAGTGTAATTGTATGTAGAAATGGTAAAAAGATGGACTATGATGATTTGATGTCTTTTGATCAACCTGGTGAGTTTGCGAATGGAGCTATTCATTGGGTGAACTACAAAGAAACTATTGTTGCCTTTGATTTGATTGATGAAGATTTTCGACAACTTCCATCACCACCCTGTAATATGCAGCTTTTTGTTATGCTACATGTTGTAAGCGGTTTTTTATGTGCATGCTATCGTCATTCTGAAGGTTCAGACATATGGGTTTTAAAGAAGAATGAAAGTAATCATGATGTGATTTGGAGTAAAGAGTTTAGTAATATTAATGGAAAACCAATCATCTTTACAAATACTGGTGGGCTGTTATGCTTCGTTTATAGGGATAGAAAAGTCTATCTATATGCTTCTAAagcttcatcttccaaaatactTGTGAATGAAGAACAAAACTTTGAAATTGGAGTTCCTCACAAGAATACCTTAGTGTCATTGAAAGCGTTGGGAGAAACTGATACAAAACTAATGGATACAGCCGAAATAGAAAGTTATAGCGAGGAGACAGAAAACAATGATCATTAG